From Vanacampus margaritifer isolate UIUO_Vmar chromosome 8, RoL_Vmar_1.0, whole genome shotgun sequence, a single genomic window includes:
- the nipsnap3a gene encoding protein NipSnap homolog 3A isoform X2 — protein sequence MIHNNTFATLPVNNIRPPSKTIRQTRVSPLSECWRIFGRELSSTFLHQLFLALFLFFLFGKMTRLSRCARLLARFRLSPDVHRSAGLSTGAREGGGALYEFRTYQIRPDRSSAFLKLTHEKIHLRTAHSELIGYWSVEYGALNQVFHIWKYDSFSHRAAVRAALAQDERWIGEYVSQAIPMLTCQDNHVAALLPWSRITAPPHAGGVFELASFRTRVGGAALWGACLQDASRDACGRTHLVAAFKGNIGQPDTVYALRWFKSADERHQAQSETAALGGFGLLESRKTKVMFSCSFSPLK from the exons ATGATACACAACAACACGTTCGCAACACTTCCTGTCAACAACATTCGACCTCCAAGCAAAACTATTCGGCAGACTAGAGTGAGCCCTCTGTCCGAATGCTGGAGGATCTTTGGACGTGAGCTCTCTTCAACTTTTCTTCATCAACTTTTTCTTGCCctctttttgttctttctttttggaaaaatgaCCCGCTTGTCACGCTGCGCGCGCCTGCTGGCCCGCTTCCGCCTCTCGCCGGACGTTCAC cGCTCAGCAGGCCTCTCAACGGGAGCCCGAGAAGGAGGCGGAGCCTTGTACGAGTTCCGCACCTACCAAATCCGTCCAGACCGGAGCTCCGCCTTCCTGAAGCTAACTCATGAGAAGATTCACCTCAGGACCGCCCACTCAGAGCTCATTGGCTACTGGAGCGTCGAGTACGGCGCCCTTAATCAAGTGTTCCATATTTGGAAGTACG ACTCCTTCAGCCATCGCGCGGCGGTGCGCGCGGCGCTCGCTCAGGACGAGCGCTGGATCGGCGAGTACGTGAGCCAGGCCATCCCCATGCTGACGTGTCAAGACAACCACGTCGCCGCCCTGCTGCCCTGGAGCCGCATCACTGCGCCGCCGCACGCCGGAG GTGTTTTTGAACTGGCCTCCTTCAGGACGCGGGTGGGCGGCGCCGCACTTTGGGGGGCGTGTCTCCAGGACGCCTCCCGTGATGCATGCGGGCGCACTCACCTGGTGGCCGCGTTCAAGGGCAACATCGGCCAGCCGGACACAG TTTACGCCCTGCGGTGGTTCAAGAGTGCCGACGAGCGCCATCAAGCGCAAAGCGAGACGGCAG CGCTCGGCGGGTTCGGCCTGCTGGAGTCCCGCAAGACCAAAGTCATGTTCTCCTGTTCCTTCTCGCCGCTCAAGTGA
- the nipsnap3a gene encoding protein NipSnap homolog 3A isoform X1, with the protein MIHNNTFATLPVNNIRPPSKTIRQTRVSPLSECWRIFGRELSSTFLHQLFLALFLFFLFGKMTRLSRCARLLARFRLSPDVHRSAGLSTGAREGGGALYEFRTYQIRPDRSSAFLKLTHEKIHLRTAHSELIGYWSVEYGALNQVFHIWKYDSFSHRAAVRAALAQDERWIGEYVSQAIPMLTCQDNHVAALLPWSRITAPPHAGGRPRRVTPSLTSPHHVAPRHATSHHATPRHATSHHVTSHHVTSRHVTPRHITPRHATPHHVTPRHIMPRHATPRHITLRHITPRHVTSRHVTSRHVTPRHATPRHATPRHVTSRHVTSRHVTSRHVTPRHVTSALTRGALMPELIWSTRRA; encoded by the exons ATGATACACAACAACACGTTCGCAACACTTCCTGTCAACAACATTCGACCTCCAAGCAAAACTATTCGGCAGACTAGAGTGAGCCCTCTGTCCGAATGCTGGAGGATCTTTGGACGTGAGCTCTCTTCAACTTTTCTTCATCAACTTTTTCTTGCCctctttttgttctttctttttggaaaaatgaCCCGCTTGTCACGCTGCGCGCGCCTGCTGGCCCGCTTCCGCCTCTCGCCGGACGTTCAC cGCTCAGCAGGCCTCTCAACGGGAGCCCGAGAAGGAGGCGGAGCCTTGTACGAGTTCCGCACCTACCAAATCCGTCCAGACCGGAGCTCCGCCTTCCTGAAGCTAACTCATGAGAAGATTCACCTCAGGACCGCCCACTCAGAGCTCATTGGCTACTGGAGCGTCGAGTACGGCGCCCTTAATCAAGTGTTCCATATTTGGAAGTACG ACTCCTTCAGCCATCGCGCGGCGGTGCGCGCGGCGCTCGCTCAGGACGAGCGCTGGATCGGCGAGTACGTGAGCCAGGCCATCCCCATGCTGACGTGTCAAGACAACCACGTCGCCGCCCTGCTGCCCTGGAGCCGCATCACTGCGCCGCCGCACGCCGGAGGTCGGCCACGTCGCGTTACGCCCAGCCTCACCTCACCACATCACGTCGCGCCACGTCACGCCACGTCACATcacgccacgccacgccacgccacATCACATCACGTCACATCAcaccacgtcacgtcacgccacGTCACGCCACGTCACATcacgccacgccacgccacgccacATCACGTCACGCCACGTCACATCATgccacgccacgccacgccacgccacATCACGTTACGTCACAtcacgccacgtcacgtcacgtcacgtcacgtcacgtcacgtcacgtcacgccacgccacgccacgccacgccacgccacgccacgtcacgtcacgtcacgccacgtcacgtcacgtcacgtcacgtcacgtcacgtcacgccgCGCCACGTCACGTCTGCTTTAACGCGTGGTGCCCTCATGCCTGAGCTCATTTGGTCAACACGCAGGGCCTGA